A single Ignavibacteriales bacterium DNA region contains:
- a CDS encoding NTP transferase domain-containing protein, translating to MADNSHIYEKVEKLSSPFDYSSGEVSIILAAGHGKRIKSHRSKMLHEIWGVPTVERVYNASHAAFPDVNSILVVGIKASDVMDVIGKREKTLFAYQEVQKGTGHAVQIGLERITQKGFKGTVYVLPGDMGLIDAETLSMFRKSFSDSGNDMMVLTGLYEGNPEENQYGRIVRIKEKDCEGKSSGSAAGRVLEIKEYKDILSLKEDEPYYASYNGRTYCYSKAELLATQEYNSGVYAFDYEKLRELVFSLSSDNAQNEIYITDLISAFNGKGYSVGAVSPKHEYVVMGFNDKSVLKEMEEIYRRNIYAKIKNIIEIDDPDDFYIEESVMNDILEMDKEGIPLDIRIGRGVHIGKGVKLNYNVHLKKNVTVNGNVIFGKNVTVWENALLSTFPHQKFQIGNNVEILWGDIIKGQITIGDGSRIESSVNMTGSDEFPIVIGKGVLIKGTSYIFGSVIENDVHIEHSVIIRKRVNRLIKRNGELQKVRFYLPMPSGVDAVESL from the coding sequence ATGGCGGATAACAGTCATATTTACGAAAAAGTAGAAAAACTTTCATCACCCTTTGACTATAGTTCAGGTGAAGTATCCATTATTCTGGCGGCCGGCCACGGCAAACGCATTAAATCCCATCGCTCAAAGATGCTCCATGAGATATGGGGAGTCCCTACGGTTGAACGGGTATACAATGCCAGTCACGCTGCCTTTCCCGATGTAAACAGTATCCTCGTCGTGGGAATTAAAGCCAGCGACGTTATGGATGTGATAGGAAAACGGGAGAAAACACTTTTTGCCTATCAGGAAGTGCAGAAGGGAACCGGTCACGCCGTGCAAATCGGTCTTGAACGGATTACGCAGAAGGGCTTTAAGGGAACCGTCTACGTCCTCCCGGGAGACATGGGTCTTATAGATGCTGAAACCCTGTCCATGTTCAGAAAAAGTTTTTCTGATTCCGGCAACGACATGATGGTACTTACCGGGTTGTATGAAGGGAATCCTGAAGAAAACCAGTACGGCAGGATTGTCCGCATTAAGGAAAAAGACTGTGAAGGGAAAAGCTCCGGATCCGCCGCGGGAAGGGTGCTGGAAATTAAGGAGTATAAGGATATTCTCAGCCTGAAAGAGGATGAACCCTATTATGCATCCTACAACGGCAGAACATACTGCTACTCAAAGGCAGAACTGCTTGCCACGCAGGAATACAACTCCGGCGTCTATGCATTTGATTATGAAAAACTGCGTGAACTGGTGTTTTCCCTCTCGTCGGATAATGCCCAGAACGAAATATATATAACCGATCTGATTTCCGCCTTCAACGGCAAGGGCTATTCGGTCGGGGCGGTCAGCCCGAAGCATGAGTATGTGGTAATGGGCTTTAATGACAAGTCCGTCCTGAAGGAGATGGAAGAAATCTACCGCCGCAATATATACGCAAAAATCAAGAACATCATCGAGATAGATGACCCGGATGATTTTTATATTGAAGAAAGCGTAATGAATGATATCCTCGAAATGGATAAGGAGGGGATTCCCCTTGATATCCGGATCGGGCGCGGCGTGCACATCGGCAAAGGAGTGAAACTCAATTACAATGTCCATCTGAAGAAAAATGTTACCGTTAACGGCAACGTAATTTTCGGGAAGAATGTAACCGTGTGGGAGAATGCCCTCCTTTCAACCTTCCCGCATCAGAAGTTTCAGATCGGAAATAATGTTGAAATCCTATGGGGGGACATCATCAAGGGGCAGATTACCATCGGGGATGGCTCCCGCATAGAGTCAAGCGTAAACATGACCGGAAGTGATGAGTTCCCGATAGTCATCGGCAAAGGGGTGCTCATTAAGGGAACCAGTTATATTTTCGGATCTGTCATAGAAAATGACGTTCATATTGAGCACAGTGTTATTATCAGGAAAAGAGTGAACCGTCTGATCAAGCGGAACGGGGAACTGCAGAAAGTACGTTTCTATCTGCCAATGCCTTCAGGGGTTGACGCGGTTGAGTCACTCTGA
- a CDS encoding xanthan lyase codes for MHLHTAKLFLTLILFIPLLLIWSGCSPGKTVSLDETVKAPSPEQELRNFLRTLGMHSRAKADSVIIKDESREIEIRFSYETSFFPFRESTIDTLRAELARLYHRQYPGYSFLLICGRSRLEDLIPNYFRSSKSDYNRDRIPPQIPSLEQPLITNVSKPETAGKGLFNRNILLWQSHGWYYSNDQQRWEWQRPRLFESVEDLGPASIVIPYIIPMLQNAGANVWLPRERSTQLNEVLVDNDAGHHYAKGNSLFLIEGKEKGRLSAAAPGFMMAEAELDTFDNPFRAGTHLRMPADPNGGITISYIPDIPETGFYPVYISYGNDTLASSDAGYTVHHTGGETKFLINQSAGGGTWVYLGDFHFAKGVNPVNGNVTLNNASAHKGKYITADAVRFGAGMGVVKRNGQTSGMPKYIEGSRYWLQYAGMPDTLVWSLNRNRRDYNDDYQSRAEYGNYLYGAPFGPNRDRSARGLSVPMDLSLAFHTDAGVTKDDSIIGTLLIYTSLGLDSSYYFPDGVSRLANRDFSDILQTQIVQDIRAGYDTLWTRRELRDANYSESARPNFPSALLELLSHQNFADMILFKDPGFRFTVSRSIYKAMLRFLSAQYDVPYTVQPLPVSHFSARLKGTTSAVLNWRPVLDPLEETAAPSGYILYTAKDESGYDNGLFVTAASAEVPVQPGVVYRFRVAAFNEGGESFPSEELCVYAAPSAKGTAALVNSFDRVSGPATVRTPSFAGFLSTLDAGIPDRYDLAFTGYQYDFNPESAFITNDRPGHGSSAADYEKRVKQGNTFDYTYRHGLIYKALGWSFVSASDEAVETGDFPLSEYRYADFIFEREKTTTLPGRNRLEPKYQVMTSLLKDRLAAYLDGGGSLFMSGAYIGTDIHAAGKSDTTLPQFASAYLKWRWSAGFSQSRLLKPVQRGIYQESPPVPLDYNEHEPYMRLHSADSFTALQGGRTLLRYADNDFAAGIGFKGNYKVLTLGFPLLSLERESDRIMIIQKFMEW; via the coding sequence ATGCATCTACATACCGCAAAATTATTTCTCACCCTAATCCTGTTTATCCCCCTTCTCCTTATCTGGAGCGGCTGTTCCCCCGGAAAAACAGTCTCCCTGGATGAAACGGTAAAAGCACCGTCACCTGAGCAGGAGCTAAGGAATTTCCTGAGAACGCTTGGTATGCACAGCAGGGCAAAAGCTGATTCCGTGATCATTAAAGATGAGTCAAGAGAAATTGAAATCCGCTTCAGTTACGAAACAAGTTTTTTTCCTTTTCGTGAATCAACAATAGATACGCTCCGAGCTGAACTTGCACGCCTGTATCACCGGCAGTACCCCGGCTACAGCTTTCTTCTAATCTGCGGCAGATCCCGCCTGGAGGACCTGATTCCGAATTACTTCCGCTCTTCAAAAAGTGATTATAACCGGGACAGAATTCCTCCGCAGATACCCTCGCTTGAGCAGCCGCTGATTACCAATGTTTCCAAACCGGAGACCGCCGGCAAGGGTCTTTTTAACAGAAACATTCTTCTCTGGCAGAGCCACGGATGGTACTACAGCAATGATCAGCAGCGATGGGAGTGGCAGAGGCCGCGGCTGTTTGAATCGGTGGAGGACCTGGGGCCCGCTTCAATAGTGATACCGTATATCATCCCCATGCTGCAGAATGCCGGGGCAAATGTGTGGCTGCCAAGAGAGCGGAGCACGCAGCTTAATGAGGTTTTGGTTGATAATGATGCGGGACACCATTACGCGAAGGGTAATTCACTTTTTCTCATAGAAGGGAAAGAAAAAGGGCGTCTCTCAGCAGCGGCACCCGGATTTATGATGGCTGAGGCGGAACTTGACACGTTTGATAATCCTTTCCGCGCGGGGACTCATCTGCGGATGCCTGCTGACCCAAACGGCGGAATAACAATTTCTTACATACCCGATATTCCCGAAACCGGATTCTACCCCGTTTATATATCGTACGGCAACGACACTCTTGCTTCGTCTGACGCGGGATATACCGTGCACCACACCGGCGGTGAGACCAAATTCCTGATTAATCAGTCAGCGGGGGGAGGAACCTGGGTTTATCTTGGTGATTTTCATTTTGCCAAAGGGGTGAATCCTGTTAACGGAAATGTAACCCTGAACAATGCTTCAGCGCATAAGGGGAAATATATAACAGCAGATGCTGTGCGGTTTGGTGCAGGCATGGGTGTGGTTAAACGGAACGGCCAGACCAGCGGTATGCCCAAATATATTGAAGGTTCACGATACTGGCTTCAGTATGCCGGAATGCCTGATACGTTAGTCTGGAGTTTGAACCGCAACAGACGGGACTATAACGATGATTATCAGAGCCGCGCGGAATACGGCAATTATCTGTACGGTGCTCCGTTCGGTCCCAACCGTGACCGGAGCGCAAGAGGACTCTCCGTCCCGATGGATCTTTCGCTTGCGTTTCATACCGATGCAGGAGTAACCAAAGATGACAGCATCATCGGCACGCTGCTGATATATACCAGTCTGGGGCTTGATTCATCATATTATTTCCCGGATGGCGTTTCCCGGCTGGCAAACCGCGATTTTTCCGATATTCTTCAAACACAGATTGTGCAAGATATACGGGCGGGCTATGATACGCTCTGGACAAGAAGAGAACTGCGTGACGCCAATTACAGCGAGTCGGCCCGGCCAAATTTCCCCTCCGCGCTGCTTGAACTGCTTTCGCATCAGAATTTCGCCGATATGATTCTGTTTAAGGACCCGGGATTCCGTTTTACGGTTTCGCGTTCAATATATAAGGCGATGCTGCGGTTTCTGTCAGCACAGTATGATGTTCCCTATACGGTTCAGCCGCTGCCGGTCTCTCATTTTTCCGCACGGCTGAAAGGAACAACATCAGCAGTGCTCAACTGGAGGCCGGTTTTGGATCCGCTTGAGGAAACCGCTGCTCCTTCAGGATATATACTCTACACCGCAAAGGATGAAAGCGGCTATGACAACGGCCTGTTTGTAACCGCTGCTTCAGCCGAAGTTCCGGTGCAGCCGGGAGTGGTATACCGGTTCAGAGTCGCCGCTTTTAACGAAGGGGGAGAAAGTTTTCCATCCGAAGAACTGTGTGTATATGCAGCTCCCTCAGCAAAAGGAACAGCCGCGCTGGTTAACAGCTTTGACAGAGTTTCAGGTCCCGCGACCGTGCGCACCCCCTCTTTCGCGGGATTTCTTTCAACACTGGATGCCGGAATACCTGACCGCTATGATCTGGCTTTTACCGGCTATCAGTATGATTTTAATCCCGAATCCGCATTTATCACCAACGACCGGCCCGGACATGGTTCATCCGCAGCGGATTATGAAAAGCGTGTGAAACAGGGAAATACCTTTGATTACACCTATCGCCACGGACTGATATATAAAGCACTCGGATGGTCGTTTGTCTCAGCTTCAGATGAGGCTGTGGAAACCGGAGACTTTCCTCTGAGTGAATACCGGTATGCTGATTTCATCTTTGAGCGGGAAAAGACGACAACTCTGCCTGGCAGAAACCGTCTGGAACCAAAGTATCAGGTGATGACCTCATTGCTTAAAGACCGTCTTGCTGCTTATCTTGATGGCGGCGGCTCACTGTTCATGAGCGGCGCATATATCGGCACGGATATCCATGCAGCGGGGAAAAGCGATACCACTCTGCCGCAGTTCGCCTCAGCATATCTGAAGTGGCGGTGGAGCGCGGGCTTTTCACAAAGCAGGCTTCTGAAACCGGTACAGCGTGGTATATATCAGGAAAGTCCGCCGGTGCCTCTGGATTATAATGAACATGAACCTTACATGAGGCTGCACTCTGCTGATTCTTTCACCGCTCTTCAGGGAGGAAGAACTTTGCTCCGCTATGCGGATAATGATTTTGCCGCCGGAATCGGCTTTAAAGGGAATTATAAAGTCCTGACTCTCGGATTCCCCCTTCTTTCACTTGAGAGGGAATCAGACAGGATAATGATTATTCAGAAATTTATGGAATGGTAA
- a CDS encoding phosphodiester glycosidase family protein: MRRLTLFAVLLLLAPLQAQQINFFEITNQYSLPGNVKIYKGVRSSPALQCWYIEVDLKKPGAVVKPYFNPAGREGITAFSNRFSTTAAINGGYFDVTTGASYSALVNPDMLLARNIASVVRDSRTYYLTRGFWSIEETRDMAVDWIYHFGTRVIDIYRFANPLNNAQGTPVPAPSPLNGSAMYEIKAGIGGGPVLIKNGQIRVTYTEEVFWGSGVGLTNRDPRSAIGYTEDKRVILFVADGRQTISEGLSLNELAAVMQSLGCREALNLDGGGSSQMAVGTSLVNRPEGGTAQRAIPTMVAVVLPDSLPLLPAAYLNNKYDTEDTAVCTMTGTWTQSAISGWWGGTPARVAQVGTGDRTAEFRLNLPAPGIYTLSAWWVAASDRAKNTPYIIHHANGVDTIRVNQSVSGVRWNTLGEFTFTGTAADRVVISNNATGGNVVCADGLRILSFDSLLTDIQEPGDDLPQDFSLLTNYPNPFNPETVISYQVHEAGIVTLKIYDLLGREVSTLINESKAAGYYQEQFNGSGLPSGIYIAVLVTGSFSRSLKMMLMK, encoded by the coding sequence ATGAGGAGACTCACGCTCTTTGCAGTGCTGCTGCTGCTTGCACCGCTTCAGGCACAACAGATTAACTTTTTTGAAATCACGAACCAGTACAGCCTGCCGGGCAATGTAAAGATATATAAAGGCGTCCGTTCCTCCCCCGCGCTGCAGTGCTGGTATATAGAGGTTGACCTGAAAAAACCGGGAGCCGTTGTAAAACCCTATTTTAATCCTGCGGGGAGAGAGGGCATTACTGCCTTTTCGAACCGGTTCAGCACCACGGCAGCCATCAACGGAGGATATTTTGACGTCACTACCGGAGCATCATACTCGGCGCTGGTAAATCCTGATATGCTTCTGGCCAGGAACATCGCCTCGGTTGTACGTGACAGCCGCACCTACTACCTTACCCGCGGATTCTGGAGCATTGAGGAAACCCGCGATATGGCGGTGGACTGGATTTACCATTTTGGAACCCGTGTTATAGATATATACCGCTTTGCGAATCCACTCAATAATGCCCAGGGCACTCCCGTTCCGGCCCCGTCGCCTTTAAATGGTTCAGCTATGTATGAGATCAAGGCTGGCATAGGAGGAGGTCCTGTACTAATAAAGAACGGACAGATTCGCGTTACTTATACTGAAGAAGTATTCTGGGGTTCAGGAGTCGGGCTCACCAACCGCGATCCGAGAAGCGCAATAGGATATACCGAGGATAAGAGGGTAATTCTTTTCGTAGCTGACGGAAGACAGACAATCTCCGAAGGTCTTTCTCTGAATGAACTTGCGGCAGTTATGCAGTCCCTCGGATGCAGAGAGGCACTTAATCTGGACGGCGGCGGCTCAAGCCAGATGGCTGTGGGCACTTCACTCGTTAACAGACCCGAGGGGGGCACAGCGCAGAGGGCAATACCGACAATGGTTGCAGTGGTTCTTCCCGATTCATTGCCTCTGCTCCCGGCTGCCTATTTAAACAACAAGTATGATACTGAAGATACCGCGGTGTGCACGATGACCGGAACCTGGACGCAGTCCGCCATAAGCGGCTGGTGGGGCGGTACTCCGGCGCGGGTTGCACAGGTTGGAACAGGAGATAGAACAGCTGAATTCAGACTGAACCTCCCCGCTCCGGGAATATATACACTCTCAGCGTGGTGGGTGGCTGCTTCTGACCGGGCAAAAAATACGCCGTATATTATTCATCACGCCAATGGGGTTGATACAATCAGGGTGAATCAGTCAGTCAGTGGTGTAAGATGGAATACCCTGGGTGAATTTACTTTTACCGGTACCGCTGCTGACCGGGTTGTTATCAGCAATAATGCTACCGGAGGAAATGTCGTCTGCGCTGACGGATTGCGCATCCTCTCATTTGATTCCCTGCTGACCGATATCCAGGAGCCGGGTGATGATTTACCACAGGACTTTTCTCTTTTAACAAATTACCCGAATCCATTTAATCCGGAAACAGTAATCAGTTATCAGGTCCATGAAGCAGGAATAGTCACCCTGAAAATCTATGACCTGCTCGGCAGAGAGGTAAGCACACTCATTAACGAAAGCAAAGCCGCGGGTTATTATCAGGAACAATTTAACGGTAGTGGGCTGCCATCAGGGATATATATAGCTGTACTGGTGACCGGATCGTTCAGCCGTTCGTTAAAAATGATGCTTATGAAATAA
- a CDS encoding glycoside hydrolase family 9 protein: MERIMRIIFLILLTAYASSGQTFIRVNLAGYLPGDVKNAVYISQDTPTPGYFTLNDALTGREEKRFTTVNNDSPFHKYRFTARFDFSSFTKSGAWYIRAGEFRSEVFRIGEDVYNGSTDILLSYMRQQQCGYNPFLNDSCHTNDGYIIYHPEKQFQEIDVVGGWHDASDYLRYVTTSASVVYQMMFAYEQNRSGFSDIYDSSGRPGKNGIPDIIDQAKWGIDWLMKMNPAPGEYYNQIADDRDHRGFRLPNLDTVTYDREKGRPVYFINGEVQGLFAYKNRTKGKASTVAKFASAFGKASYILKEYYPELSEELYRRAKEAFEFAKANPGQSQTAPGRAPYFYEEDSWADDMQLASVEMVKATSALNHLGAGSYLNDIEVYAEMEPVTPWMGADTANHYQWYPFINLAHYYHSGMVRGEKKEKANSRIKEGIKRLYQRGLKNPFRIGIPFIWCSNNLVSAAMTQMMLYRDLTGDNRYRETETALRDWLLGCNPWGVSMIIGFPEGARYPLDPHSSLAHLYKYKLTGGLVDGPVYKTIYDKQQWVKVVNGDEFADAQPGWIVYHDDYGDYVTNEPTHDGTAGLTYYFSQLEQQRNRNVIYHKGALIRGDTTKKEISLIFTGHEFADGYETILKALQKHQVKASFFFTGDFYRNPDFAALIKNLKENGHYLGAHSDKHLLYCSWENRDSLLVTRDQFNKDVADNYREMERFGITKNDAPFYLPPYEWYNDSISVWTEYLGLKLMNHTPGTRSNQDWTVPVESGGSYYFSSDSIYTTIMEYEESKNLNGFHLLLHIGTDPRRTDKFYLRLDSLIGDLKKRGYGFIKMKNEE, encoded by the coding sequence ATCGAGAGGATTATGCGGATAATTTTCTTAATTCTTCTGACAGCATATGCTTCTTCCGGACAGACCTTCATCCGGGTTAATCTCGCCGGATATCTCCCCGGTGACGTAAAAAACGCTGTATATATCAGCCAAGATACTCCCACGCCCGGATATTTTACCCTGAATGATGCGCTGACCGGCAGGGAAGAAAAGCGATTTACCACGGTTAACAATGATTCCCCGTTTCATAAGTACCGTTTCACTGCGCGATTTGATTTTTCATCCTTCACAAAAAGCGGCGCATGGTATATCAGAGCCGGCGAATTCCGCTCTGAGGTCTTCAGAATTGGTGAGGATGTTTATAACGGCTCAACGGATATTCTGCTCTCCTACATGCGGCAGCAGCAGTGCGGCTATAATCCTTTTTTGAATGACTCCTGCCATACCAATGATGGCTATATTATTTACCATCCGGAAAAGCAGTTTCAGGAAATTGACGTAGTCGGCGGCTGGCATGATGCATCAGATTATCTCCGCTATGTAACCACCAGCGCATCAGTGGTTTATCAGATGATGTTCGCCTATGAGCAGAACCGGAGCGGCTTTTCTGATATATATGATTCATCCGGAAGGCCTGGTAAAAACGGCATTCCTGACATTATTGATCAGGCTAAGTGGGGAATAGACTGGCTGATGAAGATGAATCCAGCACCGGGTGAATATTACAATCAGATTGCTGATGACCGTGACCATCGGGGATTCCGTCTTCCTAATCTTGATACCGTAACTTATGACCGTGAGAAGGGGAGACCGGTTTATTTCATCAATGGTGAAGTACAGGGGCTGTTTGCTTACAAAAACCGCACAAAGGGAAAAGCATCTACCGTTGCAAAATTTGCTTCCGCGTTCGGAAAAGCATCATATATACTTAAAGAATACTATCCGGAGCTATCGGAAGAACTTTACCGGAGGGCTAAAGAAGCATTTGAATTTGCGAAAGCAAATCCGGGCCAGAGCCAGACTGCGCCCGGCCGTGCTCCCTATTTCTATGAGGAAGACAGCTGGGCCGATGATATGCAGCTTGCTTCAGTCGAAATGGTTAAGGCAACCTCAGCTCTCAATCATTTAGGAGCGGGGAGTTATCTCAACGATATTGAAGTTTATGCGGAAATGGAGCCGGTAACCCCATGGATGGGGGCTGATACCGCAAATCATTATCAGTGGTATCCGTTTATTAATCTTGCGCACTATTATCACTCCGGCATGGTACGCGGTGAGAAAAAAGAGAAAGCAAACAGCAGAATAAAGGAAGGGATAAAACGGCTTTATCAGAGAGGACTTAAAAATCCTTTCCGCATCGGCATCCCCTTTATCTGGTGCTCTAACAATCTTGTCTCAGCAGCTATGACACAGATGATGCTCTACCGTGATCTGACAGGTGATAACCGCTACCGGGAAACTGAAACAGCTTTGCGGGACTGGCTGCTGGGATGTAATCCATGGGGTGTGAGCATGATTATCGGTTTTCCTGAGGGTGCCCGATATCCGCTTGACCCTCACTCATCTCTTGCGCATCTATACAAATACAAACTCACCGGCGGACTGGTTGACGGCCCTGTTTATAAAACAATTTATGACAAACAGCAGTGGGTGAAGGTTGTTAACGGCGATGAGTTTGCAGACGCACAGCCCGGATGGATTGTCTATCATGATGACTATGGCGACTATGTTACCAACGAGCCGACCCACGACGGTACCGCAGGGCTCACGTATTACTTCAGTCAGCTTGAACAGCAGCGGAACAGGAATGTTATATATCACAAAGGTGCCCTCATCAGGGGAGATACAACAAAAAAGGAAATTTCCCTAATTTTCACCGGACATGAATTTGCCGATGGATATGAAACGATTCTGAAAGCTCTGCAAAAACATCAGGTGAAAGCATCGTTCTTCTTTACCGGTGATTTTTATCGCAATCCGGATTTTGCCGCTCTGATTAAAAATCTGAAAGAGAATGGTCATTATCTGGGGGCGCACAGTGATAAGCATCTTTTGTACTGTTCCTGGGAAAACCGTGATTCTCTCCTGGTAACCCGTGATCAGTTCAATAAGGATGTTGCTGACAATTACCGTGAGATGGAACGGTTTGGAATCACAAAAAACGATGCACCCTTTTATCTTCCCCCGTATGAGTGGTACAATGATTCAATTTCTGTGTGGACAGAATACCTTGGCTTAAAACTGATGAATCACACACCTGGCACAAGATCAAATCAGGACTGGACAGTTCCGGTAGAAAGCGGCGGCAGCTATTATTTCAGCAGTGATTCGATATACACCACAATTATGGAATATGAAGAATCTAAAAACCTGAACGGGTTTCATCTGCTTTTGCACATTGGCACGGACCCGCGCCGCACCGATAAATTTTATCTCCGGCTTGATAGTCTGATCGGCGATCTTAAAAAACGGGGATACGGTTTTATAAAAATGAAAAATGAAGAATGA
- a CDS encoding sodium ion-translocating decarboxylase subunit beta — protein MSGYADFLKHGFEQFFSYSSFANVTIGHIIMICVGLIFLYLAITKEYEPLLLVPIGFGILIGNVPFLETAKLQIGIYEEGSVLNYLYFGVLKGIYPPLIFMGIGAMTDFSTLLSNPRLILIGAAAQLGIFGAYILALFIGFPINQAGAIAIIGGADGPTAIFLSSKLAPELVGPIAISAYSYMALVPVIQPPIMKLLTTSKERVIRMKPARAVSKFEKLLFPIFGLILTTFITPSALPLLGMLFFGNILKESGVTKRLADTASKQLIDIVTILIGLTVGASTQASVFLTPQSLGIFGLGAISFIIATFGGVVFVKIMNLFLKEENKINPLIGNAGVSAVPDSARVSQVIGQQYDPSNHLLMHAMAPNVAGVIGSAVAAGILLSFMM, from the coding sequence ATGTCCGGATATGCAGATTTCCTGAAACACGGATTCGAACAGTTCTTCTCCTACTCTTCATTCGCGAATGTGACCATCGGCCACATCATAATGATCTGTGTGGGACTGATCTTTCTCTACCTTGCAATCACAAAAGAATATGAACCACTGCTGCTGGTTCCCATTGGTTTCGGCATTCTGATCGGTAATGTACCGTTTCTTGAAACCGCAAAGCTCCAGATAGGCATCTATGAAGAAGGGAGCGTGCTGAATTATCTTTATTTCGGTGTACTTAAAGGCATCTATCCCCCCCTCATCTTTATGGGCATCGGGGCGATGACGGATTTTTCAACACTGCTTTCAAATCCCCGGCTTATTCTTATCGGAGCCGCGGCACAGCTCGGCATTTTTGGTGCGTATATACTTGCCCTTTTTATTGGTTTCCCCATCAATCAGGCAGGCGCTATTGCAATCATCGGCGGTGCTGACGGCCCGACGGCAATTTTCCTCTCATCCAAACTGGCGCCCGAACTGGTCGGCCCTATTGCTATCTCAGCATACTCCTATATGGCTCTGGTTCCGGTGATACAGCCCCCGATAATGAAACTCTTAACAACAAGTAAAGAGCGGGTCATAAGAATGAAACCGGCGCGGGCAGTTTCTAAATTTGAAAAACTGCTCTTTCCGATATTCGGACTGATACTCACCACATTCATCACTCCGAGCGCTCTTCCGCTTCTGGGAATGTTATTCTTCGGAAACATCCTGAAGGAAAGCGGTGTTACAAAGCGGCTTGCTGATACTGCATCGAAGCAGCTGATTGATATTGTCACCATTCTGATTGGTCTGACGGTTGGTGCATCAACTCAGGCGAGTGTATTTCTGACTCCTCAGTCACTTGGAATCTTTGGTCTCGGAGCGATATCTTTCATTATCGCGACCTTTGGAGGCGTGGTCTTCGTAAAGATCATGAACCTTTTCCTGAAGGAAGAAAACAAAATCAATCCTCTGATTGGCAATGCGGGGGTTTCAGCAGTGCCTGACAGTGCGCGCGTTTCGCAGGTTATCGGTCAGCAGTATGATCCTTCAAACCACCTGCTGATGCACGCCATGGCACCGAATGTTGCAGGAGTAATCGGCAGCGCGGTTGCCGCAGGTATTCTCCTCAGCTTTATGATGTAA
- a CDS encoding biotin/lipoyl-binding protein: MKKYKFTIHGNKYEVEVKDVDDGIAEVEVNGTVYTVEIEKTVQQPKTPKLVRSVVSPSTDSHAATVKTAKPDAPKGTGYIKSPLPGTILEVLVREGDMVKIGTKLLVLEAMKMENNINSDKEGKVISIKVRPGDAVMEGDMLIQIGE; encoded by the coding sequence GTGAAAAAATATAAGTTCACCATACACGGCAATAAATACGAAGTTGAAGTTAAAGATGTTGATGACGGCATTGCCGAGGTTGAAGTAAACGGCACCGTATATACCGTTGAAATTGAAAAAACCGTACAGCAGCCCAAAACGCCTAAACTGGTCCGGAGTGTGGTCTCTCCCTCGACTGACTCACATGCCGCAACTGTTAAAACCGCCAAACCGGATGCTCCAAAGGGAACCGGATATATCAAATCACCGCTCCCGGGCACTATTCTTGAAGTGCTGGTACGGGAAGGAGATATGGTTAAAATCGGAACGAAGCTTCTTGTGCTCGAGGCAATGAAAATGGAAAACAATATCAACTCCGACAAAGAGGGGAAAGTGATTTCCATTAAAGTGCGCCCGGGGGACGCGGTGATGGAAGGCGATATGCTCATCCAGATTGGAGAGTAG
- a CDS encoding OadG family protein, which yields MNYLLIAQQTSSKKIYEVMQQNDPVGIGMTVIGMSVVFIALIILYLFLVNVAKVIYRQRKEKDAVGAEVKKSKQQIDAEVNAAIAMALHLYMNELHDNEQTVLTINRMSKMYSPWSSKIYGLRQWPR from the coding sequence ATGAATTATCTATTGATAGCCCAGCAAACCTCCTCAAAAAAAATCTATGAGGTTATGCAGCAGAATGACCCGGTCGGTATCGGCATGACGGTTATCGGCATGAGCGTTGTGTTTATCGCGCTCATTATCCTGTATCTTTTTCTGGTGAATGTTGCAAAAGTGATTTACCGCCAGAGGAAAGAAAAGGATGCGGTGGGTGCGGAAGTGAAAAAATCAAAACAGCAGATTGATGCGGAAGTGAATGCTGCCATTGCAATGGCGCTGCATCTTTATATGAATGAACTGCACGATAATGAACAAACCGTACTGACAATTAACAGAATGTCTAAAATGTACTCTCCGTGGAGCTCAAAAATCTACGGACTGCGTCAATGGCCAAGATAA